ATGACTTAAAGTTAGTATAATTGAAACTTGAGAGGTCATATTAATAAAGTAATATTAATATTCTGCCATTTCAAACGGTGACCTGTAAAAAGAGAACAGAAAGTCAGGTATTTATCTGACTGGGACCCGAGTTTTTACGATTAAATAGTCAAACATCTGCCTGAACAGGGAGAAAAAAAAGGTAAGATCAGAAGTTGTTCAGGTTGATATCAGTTGCTGCCACCCTCCAAGTTGTTCCCACCTTAACTCTTCTCCATATGGGTTCGGATAATCAAATTCTCGTTCGAACACGATTATTGTCTGAACGTCGTACTCCATGTTATTTTCTAAATCGAGAGTAGTTTCGTATTTGAATGGTTTTCGGTACGTTAAAATAATATCTTCTTCATAAAGTAATGTGTAAGGTATTTCTTCGTCTTCATATGGTTTATATTCCCTTGAGAGTATCTGGATTCTGGTCGGGATAACATCAGTTTGTGAATTTTCAGCAAAACTGTATTCATAGGCCTGTTTATCTCTATAATTAATATCCGTTGACAGAGTAACCTGTGTATGTGTCTCATTAATTTTAGAGGAATTATACCAGCTGAAATCAGTAATTTCTACATTGTTCCCGGAAAGACCAGATTCAAACGGGAAGTACCAGGCAACAATTGCAATCAAAGATATTATAGTTAAAATGCCTAAGCCTATAAGGGCTTTTTTCAACAGGGATCTTTTCTGTAAGTAATATGCAAGACCGGCTCCTGCCAGAAGAATAAGGATATAAATTGGTATGGAGGAAGAAGGTAGGTTATCGTCTCCTTTTTTATTATTTAAAAAAATATTCTCCTTGATTAGTGTTGTTTTTGTTTAAATTTGAGTAGAAGTAGAATAGCCCATACTCATTATTAGAGCTAAAAGTATTGTTTGTAACAAGATTATTGCTGGAATCTCCGATTGAAATACCATTGGAATTATTAGATAAACTATTTATATCTAGAATATTTCTATCAGAAGATAGAAGATAGACGCCAGAGTTTCCATTTTCTATGAGAATGTTATCTTTTAAGTTATTTGACTCTGAGATCCATAAAAGAAAGCCAGATTGTTTGTTGTTACCAGCAATGTTATCCACTATTATACTTTCGAGAGAGACGGTTAGACAAAGCCCGTACTTGTTCGTGAAAAACTGGTTATTTGTTAAGTTATTGGCACTTGATTTCCTGAGAGCAATTCCATAGTTTTCATTATTACTGGCATTGTTGTTGGCTAAAGTATTTTGATTTGATAGATTCAGGTAAAGCCCACGTTTATTTCCAATGATGAGATTGTTCGTCAAATCATTGTCTTTCGAATTAATCAGATAGATTCCATGCAGAGTGTTTGCGAATAGAGTATTATTCTCAATGCTGCATCCGGAAGAGGTATTTAGAACAAGGCCATCCTGAACATTTGAAATGATATTATTTTGAACAAGCGAGTTACTGACCCCGTCCAATAAGATTCCCAAGGTTTGATTTTCACTGCTGTTCCCGGAAATTGTCAGGTTGGTTATTTCTACATTGTCTGATGTAACATGGATTATCGGTAGAGAAGAGAAGTCAGGGTTTATAATTACATCTTCCGGGTTGCGAGAAATAGAACCGATTTTTAATTGTTTATCGATAGTAAGAGTTTCCGAATAGTTTCCTTTGTAGATCAGGATTGAGTCATTTTCCTGTGCAAAGTTTATTGCTTCCTGTATAGAAGAAAAATTACTATTCTCATTATTAATATCCACCGTAATCGTAGTAGCAGATGCGCAATTGATTGTAAAAATAATCAGCAATATCGTAGAGATATTTTTAAGTTCCATACCATAACGTCCGGCATAATTACATAGGTAAAATAAGGAGTGAACTAA
The genomic region above belongs to Methanosarcina horonobensis HB-1 = JCM 15518 and contains:
- a CDS encoding right-handed parallel beta-helix repeat-containing protein, with the translated sequence MELKNISTILLIIFTINCASATTITVDINNENSNFSSIQEAINFAQENDSILIYKGNYSETLTIDKQLKIGSISRNPEDVIINPDFSSLPIIHVTSDNVEITNLTISGNSSENQTLGILLDGVSNSLVQNNIISNVQDGLVLNTSSGCSIENNTLFANTLHGIYLINSKDNDLTNNLIIGNKRGLYLNLSNQNTLANNNASNNENYGIALRKSSANNLTNNQFFTNKYGLCLTVSLESIIVDNIAGNNKQSGFLLWISESNNLKDNILIENGNSGVYLLSSDRNILDINSLSNNSNGISIGDSSNNLVTNNTFSSNNEYGLFYFYSNLNKNNTNQGEYFFK